A part of Gambusia affinis linkage group LG19, SWU_Gaff_1.0, whole genome shotgun sequence genomic DNA contains:
- the ndufa4a gene encoding cytochrome c oxidase subunit NDUFA4L, producing MLLTIRKQIRNHPALIPLFFFIGGGATMSLLYLARLGLRNPDVSWDRKNNPEPWNKLSPNYQYKFYAVNMDYSKLKKDRPDF from the exons ATGCTTCTTACAATCCGCAAGCAAATCAGAAACCACCCCGCT CTGATTccccttttcttcttcattggTGGCGGGGCAACCATGTCCTTGCTGTACCTGGCTCGCCTGGGCCTGAGAAACCCCGACGTTTC CTGGGATCGCAAGAACAACCCAGAGCCTTGGAACAAACTGAGTCCAAACTACCAGTACaag TTCTATGCAGTAAACATGGACTACAGCAAACTGAAGAAGGATCGCCCAGACTTCTAA